The genomic stretch CTCGTCTAAAGCTATTTAATATATTACATCCTCTCACGTTGTATCACCAATGGCTTCCCTTCTCGAGCGCATGAATATTCCAACCAACTCTCTTGGCCCCGTTCGTTCTAAACAGTCCAACCGAGGAGCATCGGCTCCGTACGTGCGTGAACTTCCCTGCCCTTCAACATGGACGTTTGTATGAACCTACATTTACTCAGAATCGCGCCAACCGTGCCCCCAGGGGAGACGTCGATTCACAGTGGTCGCATGATCTTTTTGAATCGCACAACTCACTTTCTGCGCGCCTAAATGTGACCCCGACCGCACCGAAAGCGAATCTGAATCCCATAGCTCAGAAAGCTATCCGCGATGCAACGACCGGATCGCGCACGGATTCTCTTTCTATCAAAGGCGCTGGTTCTATGGGTAATGTGGTGGAGGTAACTGGTTTGGTGGGGGGTACGACGGCAGAAGACGTTGCGGCTATCTTCAAGCGCTGTGGTCAAATCACAGATCAAAAGTCTATGTCGAATAACAGAAACGACCCGAGGATCAGGATAACATTCAAAACTGCGGCCTCCGCAACCTCTGCGGTCCAGAAATTTAACAATCAGCCTGCCGATGGTAAAATTCTGTCGGTGAAGATTGTGGGTGCGTCGGCTACTGGCACATCGTTGGGCGGTCGACTGGGTGGAAGTGATGGGTTGGATATTGTAAGAGACGAGGGTAGTGTGGATGTTCTCATGAATACGGGCGAAGACACAGGCTCGTAAGTCCATACAGCGACATTTATATGAGACATCATGTTGATCATTCTCTATGGACGTAGAAAAATGCGTTCGGATTCTTTACTGAACTCTGACCCCCGAGCGCAGGTTTTACTGGCACCTCCGGGCGCAGACCCTGCTGACTATACACAGACCCCCGAGACACGAGGCGGCGGACGACGAGGTGGTCGTGGCCGCGGCGGTGCACGAAGTGGCCGGGGCCGCAAACGCGGCGGAAACAACGGGGGGCGTATGGAAGTCGATTagttcttctttcttcttcgtgCGGGTTTCGTTTCCTGCGAttttagttttttttttctgtacTCGTCCTGATTTCCTGCTAATCGTCCCATTGAACTCGTATCCCAAGGTCCCTCTTTTAAAGAACACTTTTTCGTTATGTTATTATAGTCTGTACTGTTTGCCTCGTTCTTTGATGATATTCAGGTGGTTATACTGTCTAGTCGATGAGAGACAGAGCCGCTGGTGAATTGACGTGACAAATGCGTGATTGATCCAGAGTAATTCTTTTTTTAGTAATACATAGCCAGGCATCAAAGTTTGGTTCACGCGTTCACCTCCAACGTTGACCACGTCTGCTGTGCACTCTTGCTATTGCCTTCATCGTCGGACTCATCCCCGGCCCAGTAGaccttttctttccctttaaTTCTCACATCTATATTCTTGCAAAACATCTAAAGCAATCATGTCTGGTCAGTCCGTCTTTCCTGCAGCTTCTACCCTCTCAGACTCCACATTACGTAGACTCATGCAATTCGCACAACAGGCTGGCTGTTTCTCTTTGCTGTGCTGTATGCAGCTGCTCTCCTCTTTGGAATGGTCTTTTTCGTGAGTCCATAACTCCCCCTCGTGTATTGTCATTGTTGCTCAGGTCTTGGCAGATCATCATGTACTCCGACCTTGAAAGCGACTACATAAACCCTATTGATTTCTGTAACAAACTCAACCAAGTATGTTGCTGTCGCCTTGGTCAGACGGGCATTTCCTGAACATATTCGCTGTACAGTTTGTTATCCCTGAATATGCTGCGCATGCTTTCCTTGCTTTGCTCTTTCTCCTTACTGGCCAATGGGCATCTCTTTTGTGGAATGTACCTTTGTTGGCGTACAACATTAACAAGTGAGTGCCTCTGTCGTCTGCAGTACCAACAGTTTCAAATATTTTCGCAGAGTTGTTAACAAGGCGCACATGTACGACGCGACCGAGATCTTCCGCACCCTCCCTCAACATCAAAAGGAGGCGTATTTCAAGACCGCATTTTACCTCctatctttctttttctacCTGTACAAGTGCGTATAGACGTGCATCGTTTCTGTTATGCAGACATGCAACTGACAATCCATATTTCCACAGGATGATTGTCTCTTTCATTGCCGAAGGCGACGCTTGATCTACTACGATACCTATGACTACGACACTCTAATGAGCAGGGGTCTACACCCTATGTGAAATGAAGATGGGGAGAAATTGGCAAAGTCCATTTTTGATAAATAACGCGCtgttagaaaaaaaaatgggcGAATAGAATCTATCTATTGGATATCTGCTTGAATTCTGGCGATCCGGTCTTGGACCACGTGTTTGAGAATGCCTATTGCTTCAGAAGCCTCGAGTCGACGGGTTCTGTCCCTGAAGAAGGAGACCGGTCTAGCAATAAGATGACAGTAACACTAGTGTGAATGCTTTGAAAACCAGAACCATTGCGCGTCAGTTGGGGTGCAGGATCACGTGTGAGCGGCACTAGCAGCGTCACCACCTGAGGTGGCTGGCACATAGTCTCGGCCAAAGTTGCTCTTCTTCATTTCGAGCGATCTCCCGTTTCTCTGACTTGCAAGCCTTTTGCCTAGTCCCCG from Psilocybe cubensis strain MGC-MH-2018 chromosome 2, whole genome shotgun sequence encodes the following:
- a CDS encoding ER-derived vesicles protein ERV14, which encodes MASLLERMNIPTNSLGPVRSKQSNRGASAPYNRANRAPRGDVDSQWSHDLFESHNSLSARLNVTPTAPKANLNPIAQKAIRDATTGSRTDSLSIKGAGSMGNVVEVTGLVGGTTAEDVAAIFKRCGQITDQKSMSNNRNDPRIRITFKTAASATSAVQKFNNQPADGKILSVKIVGASATGTSLGGRLGGSDGLDIVRDEGSVDVLMNTGEDTGSKMRSDSLLNSDPRAQVLLAPPGADPADYTQTPETRGGGRRGGRGRGGARSGRGRKRGGNNGGRWLFLFAVLYAAALLFGMVFFIIMYSDLESDYINPIDFCNKLNQFVIPEYAAHAFLALLFLLTGQWASLLWNVPLLAYNINKVVNKAHMYDATEIFRTLPQHQKEAYFKTAFYLLSFFFYLYKMIVSFIAEGDA